From a region of the Castanea sativa cultivar Marrone di Chiusa Pesio chromosome 10, ASM4071231v1 genome:
- the LOC142614234 gene encoding peroxisome biogenesis protein 19-2-like, which translates to MADHSDDLDQLLDSALDDFQNLNLKPSLQSDKESTETKQEEPPALPSGVQGLGMGLPDLRSKKKGKQKVSKESHVSEALDQLREQTREAVKGLESVPGVKPAGGDPMMEDWVKQFEELAGSQDMESIVETMMQQLLSKEILHDPMKEIGERYPKWLEDHKASLSTEDYNRFFHQYELIKDLNEVYDNDPTNFNKIVELMQKMQECGQPPNDIVQELAPDFDLASLGQISPEMLESQPNCSIM; encoded by the exons ATGGCAGACCACTCCGATGATTTAGACCAACTGCTCGATA GTGCTTTGGATGACTTCCAAAACCTTAACCTCAAACCTTCTCTTCAAAG TGATAAAGAATCCACAGAGACCAAGCAAGAAGAGCCACCCGCTTTGCCATCTGGGGTTCAAGGACTTGGCATGGGCTTGCCCGACTTGAGAAGCAAGAAAAAGGGTAAGCAAAAGGTTTCCAAGGAGTCCCATGTTTCTGAGGCGCTTGACCAGCTCAGAGAGCAGACTAGGGAGGCTGTCAAGGGGCTTGAGTCGGTGCCTGGTGTAAAACCCGCTGGAGGAGATCCTATGATGGAGGATTGGGTCAAGCAGTTTGAGGAGCTTGCTGGCTCTCAG GATATGGAATCTATTGTGGAGACCATGATGCAGCAGCTTTTGTCTAAGGAGATTCTTCATGATCCAATGAAGGAGATAGGAGAAAGATATCCAAAGTGGTTAGAAGATCATAAAGCAAGCTTGAGCACAGAAGATTATAATCGTTTCTTCCACCAATATGAACTCATAAAAGATCTTAATGAAGTTTATGACAATGATCCTACTAACTTCAACAAGATTGTTGAGCTCATGCAGAAAATGCAGGAATGTGGCCAACCACCAAATGATATCGTCCAAGAGCTTGCTCCTGATTTTGATTTAGCTAGTCTTGGACAGAT ATCTCCAGAGATGCTTGAGTCTCAGCCAAATTGTTCCATAATGTGA
- the LOC142613620 gene encoding uncharacterized protein LOC142613620 isoform X2 has translation MDTLRKLRKRVGWSPYRGGGRKSGRPYRGGGRGNFGQHHPRSSGSGPPFRGRGRGRGRSGPRHFPSHGASSTSSHPERSATEDAESTDDGAEPSADAPEGVAQVAVPPEPSSSAQSQGKIEHNRRPPQAAWCELCRVDCTSVETLEQHKNGKKHKKNLQKLEELKNAVKLGADMPNEQNPTAVSEQKVSQKLGCAQNGEVDTQIENLPAVAVTNENKEEAEQQTNTVEQPEVPVQETSDLQGRNPMMDRFDNRRHGMKRKMRGGRGGKRMRTFESPRQHAEPPKPKVVIPLICDLCNVKCDTQEVFDCHLSGKKHLAKLKRFEGHQAMYGPMGLQALYPPNPIAQTLFPQGHQQPYYAPPGSLPSSGPCVTPQAQQAASTAIGTDPQFQQYPNHQVSEAFLESGSHNAVTVMPNSQQQEGIVGPETRPTLAVEENPVNGV, from the exons ATGGATACATTGAGGAAGTTGAGAAAAAGG GTTGGCTGGTCTCCATACAGGGGTGGGGGTAGAAAAAGTGGCAGGCCATATAGAGGAGGTGGCCGTGGAAATTTTGGCCAACACCATCCCAGGTCAAGTGGCTCTGGTCCACCTTTCCGTGGGAGAGGACGTGGTCGTGGTAGGAGTGGTCCTCGACACTTCCCTTCTCATGGTGCTTCTTCAACGTCTTCGCATCCAGAACGTTCTGCCACTGAGGATGCAGAGTCAACAGATGATGGGGCAGAACCCTCTGCTGATGCACCTGAAGGAGTAGCTCAAGTTGCAGTGCCACCTGAGCCATCATCATCTGCACAATCACAGGGGAAGATAGAGCATAATCGGCGACCCCCACAGGCTGCTTGGTGTGAGCTTTGTAGGGTGGACTGCACTAGTGTGGAGACCCTTGAGCAGCACAAGAATGGAAAGAAGCATAAAAAGAACTTGCAGAAGCTCGAAGAGTTGAAAAATGCTGTCAAACTGGGGGCTGATATGCCAAACGAGCAGAATCCCACAGCTGTGTCTGAGCAAAAAGTGTCTCAGAAGCTTGGGTGTGCACAGAATGGTGAAGTGGAcacacaaattgaaaatttaccTGCTGTAGCTGTAACTAATGAAAATAAAGAGGAGGCTGAACAGCAAACTAATACTGTTGAACAGCCTGAAGTTCCTGTGCAGGAGACATCTGATTTGCAAGGAAGGAATCCTATGATGGATCGGTTTGACAATAGGAGGCATGGCATGAAGCGTAAGATGAGGGGTGGTAGGGGAGGAAAGCGCATGAGAACTTTTGAATCTCCAAGGCAGCATGCTGAACCTCCTAAACCAAAAGTGGTAATTCCTCTAATCTGTGACTTGTGCAATGTCAAGTGTGACACACAGGAGGTTTTTGACTGCCATCTTTCTGGCAAAAAGCACCTTGCTAAGCTTAAACGATTTGAAGGTCATCAAGCCATGTATGGGCCAATGGGGCTTCAGGCTCTTTACCCCCCTAACCCAATTGCACAGACTCTTTTTCCTCAAGGCCATCAACAACCTTATTATGCCCCCCCTGGTTCTCTTCCTTCATCAGGGCCATGTGTGACTCCCCAAGCTCAACAAGCAGCATCCACAGCTATAGGTACAGATCCCCAATTTCAACAATATCCCAATCACCAAGTTTCAGAAGCCTTTCTGGAATCTGGTAGCCATAATGCTGTTACAGTGATGCCCAATTCCCAGCAGCAAGAAGGCATTGTAGGACCAGAAACAAGACCAACTTTGGCTGTGGAGGAAAACCCTGTAAATGGTGTTTGA
- the LOC142612908 gene encoding putative pectinesterase 68 — MAALNSFLSSFFFIFSLLFHASLPVTSFHYSYRSLLSSMNGTASTNSTKHHHKWVGPIGHRVITVNVDGSGDFQAVQAAVDSVPTNNTENVVIQISAGNYIEKVMVPVTKPYITFEGAGRDVTVIEWHDRASDRGPNGQQLRTYRTASVTVFANYFSARNISFKNTAPAPMPGKEGGQAVAFRISGDKAYFSGCGFYGAQDTLCDDAGRHYFKECRIEGSIDFIFGNGRSMYKDCELHSIATRFGSIAAQFRHKEDEKTGFAFVRCRVTGTGPLYVGRAMGQYARIVYSYTYFDDVVAHGGWDDWDHTNNINNNNRTVFMGVYKCWGPGAETLKGVSWAPELDFKLAHPFLVKSFVNGRHWIAPSDS; from the exons ATGGCTGCTCTTAATTCTTTCCTCAgctcattcttcttcattttcagTCTCTTATTTCATGCGTCTTTACCCGTTACAAGCTTTCACTACTCATACCGTAGCCTCCTCAGTTCTATGAATGGCACAGCTTCTACAAACTCAACCAAGCACCACCACAAGTGGGTCGGACCCATCGGCCACCGTGTCATCACGGTTAACGTTGATGGGTCTGGAGATTTCCAGGCGGTCCAAGCCGCCGTTGATTCTGTCCCAACCAATAATACGGAGAACGTTGTCATTCAGATTAGTGCCGGAAATTACAT AGAGAAGGTAATGGTGCCCGTGACTAAGCCGTACATAACATTTGAAGGAGCGGGGAGGGACGTGACAGTGATTGAATGGCACGACCGAGCCAGTGACCGTGGCCCCAATGGCCAACAGCTGCGTACTTACAGAACTGCTTCTGTCACAGTTTTTGCCAATTATTTTTCTGCAAGAAACATTAGCTTCAAG AATACAGCGCCAGCACCAATGCCGGGCAAGGAGGGAGGGCAAGCGGTGGCGTTTCGGATATCGGGGGATAAGGCCTACTTCTCCGGCTGTGGATTCTATGGTGCACAAGACACTCTTTGTGACGACGCCGGCCGGCATTACTTCAAGGAGTGTCGCATTGAGGGCTCCATAGACTTCATTTTTGGAAATGGACGCTCCATGTACAAG GACTGTGAGCTACATTCAATAGCCACAAGATTCGGATCCATAGCGGCACAATTCAGACACAAGGAGGATGAGAAGACGGGTTTCGCATTTGTTCGGTGCAGGGTCACGGGTACAGGACCACTTTACGTGGGCCGAGCCATGGGCCAGTATGCCAGAATTGTCTACTCCTACACGTACTTCGACGATGTCGTTGCACATGGTGGCTGGGATGACTGGGACCACACcaacaacataaacaacaacaacag GACTGTGTTTATGGGAGTGTACAAATGTTGGGGCCCGGGAGCTGAGACCTTGAAAGGAGTATCATGGGCCCCTGAGTTAGATTTCAAGTTGGCCCACCCATTCCTCGTCAAGAGTTTCGTCAACGGGAGGCATTGGATCGCACCGTCAGATAGTTAG
- the LOC142613620 gene encoding uncharacterized protein LOC142613620 isoform X1 has product MEPSSYLSDVQQLLQQYQQYQAQQKQQQQQQQQQQQQQQNQTYDPSHPAPYDQSNQQYYSSYYQQPQQYAYHQSNYATAYQQPAQPESAESGTHPVPLNAAAAAAVAALSQLTEFAGNMSAAERAMAGFMGQGQGPMHPPVGWSPYRGGGRKSGRPYRGGGRGNFGQHHPRSSGSGPPFRGRGRGRGRSGPRHFPSHGASSTSSHPERSATEDAESTDDGAEPSADAPEGVAQVAVPPEPSSSAQSQGKIEHNRRPPQAAWCELCRVDCTSVETLEQHKNGKKHKKNLQKLEELKNAVKLGADMPNEQNPTAVSEQKVSQKLGCAQNGEVDTQIENLPAVAVTNENKEEAEQQTNTVEQPEVPVQETSDLQGRNPMMDRFDNRRHGMKRKMRGGRGGKRMRTFESPRQHAEPPKPKVVIPLICDLCNVKCDTQEVFDCHLSGKKHLAKLKRFEGHQAMYGPMGLQALYPPNPIAQTLFPQGHQQPYYAPPGSLPSSGPCVTPQAQQAASTAIGTDPQFQQYPNHQVSEAFLESGSHNAVTVMPNSQQQEGIVGPETRPTLAVEENPVNGV; this is encoded by the exons ATGGAACCCTCCTCTTATCTTTCAGATGTTCAGCAACTCCTTCAGCAATATCAACAATACCAAgcccaacaaaaacaacaacaacaacaacaacaacagcagcagcagcaacaacaaaatcaaacttACGATCCTTCTCACCCTGCTCCCTATGACCAATCGAACCAACAATATTACTCTTCTTACTACCAACAACCACAACAATATGCCTATCACCAATCCAATTACGCCACCGCCTATCAGCAACCTGCCCAGCCCGAATCCGCGGAGTCGGGCACGCACCCGGTCCCACTGAATGCGGCGGCGGCGGCCGCAGTGGCTGCGCTGTCGCAGTTGACCGAGTTTGCGGGGAACATGAGCGCCGCCGAGAGAGCCATGGCCGGGTTTATGGGCCAGGGCCAGGGCCCAATGCATCCACCG GTTGGCTGGTCTCCATACAGGGGTGGGGGTAGAAAAAGTGGCAGGCCATATAGAGGAGGTGGCCGTGGAAATTTTGGCCAACACCATCCCAGGTCAAGTGGCTCTGGTCCACCTTTCCGTGGGAGAGGACGTGGTCGTGGTAGGAGTGGTCCTCGACACTTCCCTTCTCATGGTGCTTCTTCAACGTCTTCGCATCCAGAACGTTCTGCCACTGAGGATGCAGAGTCAACAGATGATGGGGCAGAACCCTCTGCTGATGCACCTGAAGGAGTAGCTCAAGTTGCAGTGCCACCTGAGCCATCATCATCTGCACAATCACAGGGGAAGATAGAGCATAATCGGCGACCCCCACAGGCTGCTTGGTGTGAGCTTTGTAGGGTGGACTGCACTAGTGTGGAGACCCTTGAGCAGCACAAGAATGGAAAGAAGCATAAAAAGAACTTGCAGAAGCTCGAAGAGTTGAAAAATGCTGTCAAACTGGGGGCTGATATGCCAAACGAGCAGAATCCCACAGCTGTGTCTGAGCAAAAAGTGTCTCAGAAGCTTGGGTGTGCACAGAATGGTGAAGTGGAcacacaaattgaaaatttaccTGCTGTAGCTGTAACTAATGAAAATAAAGAGGAGGCTGAACAGCAAACTAATACTGTTGAACAGCCTGAAGTTCCTGTGCAGGAGACATCTGATTTGCAAGGAAGGAATCCTATGATGGATCGGTTTGACAATAGGAGGCATGGCATGAAGCGTAAGATGAGGGGTGGTAGGGGAGGAAAGCGCATGAGAACTTTTGAATCTCCAAGGCAGCATGCTGAACCTCCTAAACCAAAAGTGGTAATTCCTCTAATCTGTGACTTGTGCAATGTCAAGTGTGACACACAGGAGGTTTTTGACTGCCATCTTTCTGGCAAAAAGCACCTTGCTAAGCTTAAACGATTTGAAGGTCATCAAGCCATGTATGGGCCAATGGGGCTTCAGGCTCTTTACCCCCCTAACCCAATTGCACAGACTCTTTTTCCTCAAGGCCATCAACAACCTTATTATGCCCCCCCTGGTTCTCTTCCTTCATCAGGGCCATGTGTGACTCCCCAAGCTCAACAAGCAGCATCCACAGCTATAGGTACAGATCCCCAATTTCAACAATATCCCAATCACCAAGTTTCAGAAGCCTTTCTGGAATCTGGTAGCCATAATGCTGTTACAGTGATGCCCAATTCCCAGCAGCAAGAAGGCATTGTAGGACCAGAAACAAGACCAACTTTGGCTGTGGAGGAAAACCCTGTAAATGGTGTTTGA